The Planktothrix agardhii NIES-204 genomic interval CAAAGCGTGCTTTTGCCTGTGCCGGGTTAGCCGCAACAGATATAGAGGTTTTTGCCCGTTGCTCAAACACGGAAGATTCAGAGCAAGGAACTAAGTTATAAGCTGAAGCTGCGGGAACAACGGTCATCCACAAGCCTAGGGCTAGAATAGCAGCTAACAATCGACGCATAGAAGTGTTTCCTTTTGTTACGTTTGTCATTATTAGGTTCAGTTGTTCACTGTACCCAAAAAATCTGCAATGATAAAGCTATTCAAAGTTAGCTCCGATCATTTCATAAAATTTATCAGTCAATGGCAACAGTTTTAGCAATTGAAACAAGTTGTGACGAAACCGGGGTCGCAATTGTAAAGAATCGTAAAGTTTTAAGTAATGTTGTGGCTTCTCAAATCCCCATTCATCAACAATATGGCGGGGTTGTCCCCGAAGTTGCCTCCCGTCATCATTTAGAAATGGTGAATCCTGTCCTTGACCAAGCATTAGAAACCGCAGGTTTAGACTGGTCGGCCATTGATGGGGTGGCTGCCACCTGTGCACCCGGACTGGTAGGGGCGTTAATAACGGGTATTACCACAGCTAAAACCTTAGCCTTGGTGCATGATAAACCCTTTTTAGGGATTCATCACCTGGAAGGTCATATTTATGCCAGCTATTTAACCGAAACCAGTCTTCAGCCACCGTTTTTATGTCTGTTGGTATCGGGGGGTCATACCAGTTTAATTCATGTTAAAGATTGTGGGGTCTATCAAATCTTGGGACATACGATGGATGATGCCGCCGGGGAAGCCTTTGATAAAGTATCCCGGTTGTTAAATTTGGGCTATCCTGGGGGGCCAATTATTGACCAGTTAGCAACTCAAGGCAACCCCAAAGCCTTTGCCTTACCCGAAGGCAAGATTTCCCTCCCTAATGGGGGTTATCATCCCTATCATTCGAGTTTTAGCGGGTTAAAAACGGCGGTATTAAGGTTAGTTCAAACCTTAGAAAAAGAAAAAAGTACCTCGTTACCTGTTGCCGATATTGCGGCGAGTTTTCAAGATACCGTTGCTAAAATTTTAACAAAAAGGGCGATCGCTTGTGCCTTAGACTTTGGATTAGATACTATTGCTATTGGGGGAGGAGTGGCGGCAAATAGTGGGTTAAGAAAACATCTGCAAGAGGCGGCTAAAATCCACGATTTGCGGGTATTATTTCCGCCTTTAAAATATTGTACCGATAACGCCGCCATGATTGCTTGTGCGGCTTCAGACCATCTTAACCGAGGTCATATTTCACCCTTAACTTTAGGGGCGCATTCCCGAATGTCGTTGGAAGATGTGATGCTGTTATATAAAGGGTAATTATGAATTACGAATTATGAATTGGTGATGATGATGGATTTTTGTGATCTTATCCTTTAGAAATAGAGATCGAGGATTTTCCAATAAAAACATCATTTCCAAAAGATGTAGATTGTGTTTCTTCCTGGGATACTAACAAATCAAACCAGAATGTTGTTCCGATGCCCAACTCACTCATTAAATGAACTTGACTTCGATGTTTTTCAATAATATTTTTCACAATAGACAACCCTAAACCCGTTCCTTCTAGGGTATGAACGCGATTTTCTACACGGAAGAAACGAGTAAAAATAGCCTCTTGGTCTTCTAGTGAAATTCCGGTTCCCGTATCAGAAACTTCAGTTCTAATATAACGATTTTTAGGTCGATTTCCAGCTAAATGTAAATCTACAGGGCGAGGGGGAGGAGGGGAAATAATCCAGCCTCCTTTTTCAATTTCCTCTACTTCTTGATTTTTCTTGAGATTATCTTCTTCTAATAGATAAACTCTGATAATTACCCGGCCCCCCAAAGATGTAAATTTCAGCGCATTTCCGACTAAATTGGTTAAAACTTGCAACAATAAATCATAATTTCCGACAACTAAAGGTAAATCTGGTTCTATTTCTCGACTAAGTTCAATTCCTTTATCCTTAGCATTCAATTGATAGGTTCTCAAAGTCTGTTCTACCACTTGCGCCATATCAACGGGTTCAAAATTGTAGATACGACAGGATTCTAAGCGAGACAAATCTAACACATCATTAACTAAACGAGTTAAACGGTCTGTTTCATGGTTGGCGGTGGCTAAAAATTCCTGTCGTTCTTCTTCGGTTAAATCTTCTCCATAATCATGGAGGGTTTCAATAAAGGATTTAATATTAAATAACGGCGTTCTTAATTCATGGGAAATATTACTAATAAACTGACTCTTAGCATCATTTAACTCTACCTCACGAGTAATATCCTGAATGGTCATTGCAATCCCTTTTAAACTTTCCCGATAATTGTCTTCCCCAGGAGAATTTGACATCGGATTATAGTCATATAAAGTACATTCCTGAACGTTGGGACGTTCTGATAATTCACAAGTATTTTCCGCGTCGTGAATACAGCTATGACACAGGGGTTCAGCCCCAGGAGATTTATGTAATAAAACCGTGGTTAATAAAATTCGTAATGTCCGATTTGTGGGTTCTCCCAAGGAACAACGAAACTCTCCGCCATCTAAAGTTCCACTGGCAATTTTTTGTAAAGGTTCTGATAATTCTTCTGTAACCAAATTGGGTAAAAAGTTGAGAACATTATTACCAATAACCGTTGTACCTTCCCAGCTAAATAAACGTTTTGCGGTGGGATTAACTAAAATTAAATTCAGTTCAGCATCAATTAAAACGGCTCCATCGGCAATAGTTGAAACCAAGGTTTCTAACTTGGCTTTTTCTGCGGTTAGTTCTTCAATATTTTGTTCTTCAAAACTTTCTAGGCGTTCTGCCATTTCATTGAAACTGGAAATTAATTCCCCTAATTCTCCTCCAAAGGGTAAATCAACCCGTTGATTAAAATTTCCTACGGCAATATTTTTAACTCCTTGAACTAATTCTTTAATCGGTTGAGTAATAGTTAAAGCATTAAATACCGCCCCTAAAATTACCATCACCCATATTGAAACAAATACCGCTAAAGTTACATCCCTGGTTAAATTTGATGATACAACAACGGTAGGATTAGGATTAATTCCAATGGCTAAAATCCCTAAATAATTTCCATTGTGCATCATGGGAACAAAAACATCCGTCACCTCTCCAGCTGGAGTTAAATGTTGTCTTACCATCGGCAAATCCGCAAAATTTCCTGACTGCACACTGGCTAAAAAATTATCAGGTAACTGCATCCGCCGCCGTAGGGTTAAGGAATTTTGTACTGCCGAATCGGAAAAGGGTAAACCTAGATAAATTTCCCCCTCTTGATCCGCATATAACATATAACGGACACTAGATGTACTGGTGTAGAATTGACGGGAAAACCGTGCGACTTCATCCCTTTTTTCTTCAGCAATTAGGGGGGCGACATTGGCGGCTAATAGTAATCCTAAATCTCGACCGTAACGGGTATCGTTGATGCGAGCATCTTCTTGAATCGTGTTGACGGCCCAAAATGTTAAACTACTCATCAATAGAGAAACTACCAGGGTCGCCCCCGCCATTAACCGAGTTTGCAGGGTAAACTCTGACCACCATCTACCAATAATCTCAGCTATTTTTTTGAGGAGTCTCAGCATTTGTTGAGGATTAGGGGGTTGACGGTTGGGTAATTCTGTGTTCATCGGCAATACGGTAATGGTTTGATAATTCCTCCATGTACTATATTGGCCTGTAGAGACCCAGAGTTGTGTCTAACAAAAGCGTTAAGTTTTGTTAACACATACTATACATGGTAACAGGAGATGGGAAAAGCGGGGGAGCAGCAGTACAAGCGTCCTCCCTCGGTGACAATAACAGAACTTATGCAGGCGTAGTAGCGTCGCCCTGTTTGGGAAATTGCGTTTTGAAGTTTGATAGGAGTCACTTATTTTTAAAGATTAAATTGGCAATTAATTAGATTCATTTCGGCAGTGGAGTCAGCTTTAACAGGTAAGGAAAGCGAAATTAAGGTGGTTAAGAGGGAAAGGGAAAGAAGAAGGCGAGATTTAATAATTGCCATGGTTTGAGAGTTAATAATATTGGCATAAATGATATACTGATATAGCATAATTTACCAAAAAAATCTTAATCTTTTGGTTAACGGCAATATCCCTACAATCTCTAAAAAACTGATAACTGATAACTGATAACTGATTATGTCTCAAACTATTGTTGTTAAAATTGGTACATCGAGTTTAACCCAGTCGGCGACGGGACATTTAGCCCTATCGACTTTAGCCACATTAGTAGAAA includes:
- the nblS gene encoding two-component system histidine kinase, with product MNTELPNRQPPNPQQMLRLLKKIAEIIGRWWSEFTLQTRLMAGATLVVSLLMSSLTFWAVNTIQEDARINDTRYGRDLGLLLAANVAPLIAEEKRDEVARFSRQFYTSTSSVRYMLYADQEGEIYLGLPFSDSAVQNSLTLRRRMQLPDNFLASVQSGNFADLPMVRQHLTPAGEVTDVFVPMMHNGNYLGILAIGINPNPTVVVSSNLTRDVTLAVFVSIWVMVILGAVFNALTITQPIKELVQGVKNIAVGNFNQRVDLPFGGELGELISSFNEMAERLESFEEQNIEELTAEKAKLETLVSTIADGAVLIDAELNLILVNPTAKRLFSWEGTTVIGNNVLNFLPNLVTEELSEPLQKIASGTLDGGEFRCSLGEPTNRTLRILLTTVLLHKSPGAEPLCHSCIHDAENTCELSERPNVQECTLYDYNPMSNSPGEDNYRESLKGIAMTIQDITREVELNDAKSQFISNISHELRTPLFNIKSFIETLHDYGEDLTEEERQEFLATANHETDRLTRLVNDVLDLSRLESCRIYNFEPVDMAQVVEQTLRTYQLNAKDKGIELSREIEPDLPLVVGNYDLLLQVLTNLVGNALKFTSLGGRVIIRVYLLEEDNLKKNQEVEEIEKGGWIISPPPPRPVDLHLAGNRPKNRYIRTEVSDTGTGISLEDQEAIFTRFFRVENRVHTLEGTGLGLSIVKNIIEKHRSQVHLMSELGIGTTFWFDLLVSQEETQSTSFGNDVFIGKSSISISKG
- a CDS encoding sialoglycoprotease, which translates into the protein MATVLAIETSCDETGVAIVKNRKVLSNVVASQIPIHQQYGGVVPEVASRHHLEMVNPVLDQALETAGLDWSAIDGVAATCAPGLVGALITGITTAKTLALVHDKPFLGIHHLEGHIYASYLTETSLQPPFLCLLVSGGHTSLIHVKDCGVYQILGHTMDDAAGEAFDKVSRLLNLGYPGGPIIDQLATQGNPKAFALPEGKISLPNGGYHPYHSSFSGLKTAVLRLVQTLEKEKSTSLPVADIAASFQDTVAKILTKRAIACALDFGLDTIAIGGGVAANSGLRKHLQEAAKIHDLRVLFPPLKYCTDNAAMIACAASDHLNRGHISPLTLGAHSRMSLEDVMLLYKG